One window of Serinus canaria isolate serCan28SL12 chromosome 3, serCan2020, whole genome shotgun sequence genomic DNA carries:
- the SNX5 gene encoding sorting nexin-5, with the protein MALLHGDSQDKLRSVSVDLNVDPSLQIDIPDALSEKDRVKFTVHTKTTLPAFQSPEFSVTRQHEDFVWLHDTLTETEEYAGLIIPPAPSKPDFDGPREKMQKLGEGEVSMTKEEFAKMKQELEAEYLAVFKKTVSSHEIFLQRIASHPVLSKDRNFHVFLEYDQDLSVRRKNTKEMFGGFLKSVVKSADEVLFSGVKEVEDFFEQEKTFLVNYYNRIKDACAKADKMTRSHKNVADDYIYTSACLNSLALEEPTVIKKYLLKVAELFEKLRKVESRVSSDEDLKLSELLRYYMLNIEAAKDLLYRRTRALVDYENSNKALDKARLKSKDVRLAEAHQQDCCQKFEKISESAKQELMSFKQKRIAAFRKNLIEMAELEIKHAKNNVSLLQSCIDLFKN; encoded by the exons ATGGCTCTGCTCCATGGGGACTCGCAGGACAAG CTGAGGTCTGTATCTGTAGACCTGAATGTTGATCCTTCTCTCCAAATTGATATCCCTGATGCCCTAAGTGAAAAGGACAGAGTGAAGTTCACTGTGCATACTAAG ACTACACTGCCAGCTTTTCAAAGCCCTGAGTTTTCAGTTACAAGGCAGCATGAAGACTTTGTGTGGTTACATGATACACTCACTGAAACTGAAGAGTATGCAGGACTCATT ATACCTCCAGCACCTTCAAAGCCTGACTTTGATGGTCCCAGAGAGAAGATGCAGaagctgggggaaggagaagtgtCCATGACAAAAGAAGAGTTTGCCAAAATGAAGCAAGAGCTGGAAGC TGAATACCTCGCTGTCTTCAAGAAGACTGTCTCATCACATGAGATCTTCCTGCAGCGGATTGCTTCTCATCCTGTGCTCAGCAAAGATCGcaatttccatgttttcctggAGTATGACCAGGAC CTGAGTGTGCGGAGGAAAAACACTAAAGAGATGTTTGGTGGCTTTTTAAAAAGCGTAGTAAAGAGTGCTGATGAGGTCCTCTTCTCTGGAGTCAAG GAAGTAGAAGATTTTTTTGAGCAAGAGAAGACTTTTCTTGTGAACTACTACAACAGAATCAAGGATGCATGTGCAAAAGCAGATAAGATGACAAGATCTCATAAAA ATGTTGCAGATGACTATATTTATACTTCAGCTTGTTTGAACAGCCTGGCATTAGAAGAGCCTACAGTTATCAAAAA GTACTTGTTGAAAGTTGCAGAGCTCTTTGAGAAACTCAGG aaGGTAGAGAGTAGAGTTTCATCTGATGAAGACTTAAAGCTCTCTGAACTGTTGAGATACTACATGCTCAATATAGAGGCTGCTAAG GATCTTTTGTACAGACGAACCCGGGCTCTTGTTGACTATGAGAACTCGAACAAAGCTCTAGACAAAGCCAGACTTAAGAGCAAGGATGTCAGACTGGCTGAGGCACATCAACAGGATTGCTGTCAGAAGTTTGAAAAGATTTCAGAATCTGCTAAACAAG AACTGATGAGCTTCAAACAGAAGAGAATAGCAGCATTCCGTAAAAACTTAATTGAAATGGCagaactggaaataaaacatgcaAAG AACAATGTGtctctcctgcagagctgtatTGACTTGTTCAAGAACTGA